The following are encoded in a window of Danaus plexippus chromosome 22 unlocalized genomic scaffold, MEX_DaPlex mxdp_33, whole genome shotgun sequence genomic DNA:
- the LOC116773436 gene encoding uncharacterized protein LOC116773436 isoform X2: MDELVPVSMVRELQLEDDMKEYWGFYLLQGSTVTVSSCVRWPGASLIMIKGYKHLQECAYIGDDSSEELDELIEAHKLGLLSNTTLLEKLTQLNKENGKANHPGTMKRHKAGVSFHDPSQSNQTTNDASSEKVPSLDITDHDPKELRAILDYLHDIREAAKIEKAKYYQPPSHLMPLPGLHRHRDTNVDRDERRWISFKDIDGNIRDNVTSSRNITSTETTLNKPLHQAYNEHTHKGSKNITSENSIRSDETLGNKKVYLSDRRNDTKQVKEDQSSREVFENVLKQLQDLGDRGKRVLVKLRQAMAGSLNESSSDTLTGSDEELDHLRQVLVEAIDEEKTRGERQKKRRESFSEARNKRELMLGSAELKRQLTEDDAARDYAAEEGLEPDGFADHHDQINETTAFDMSNSEFWSSFSSSEEALLECEGLILNLPLTPHASCTPTASDEDVMAASAANALTYRVPANGYYFFVFNSENEVQVNHIRARFDLQKTRYEVTRAALRACTNATSRCDLPLDMFSTQKVVLELPLRNNDSLWNEQFVIVSECEPRTSVYLTCAIAVPILILAFAFQ; this comes from the exons ATGGACGAGCTGGTTCCCGTCTCCATGGTCCGGGAACTTCAGCTGGAAGATGACATGAAGGAATATTGGGGCTTCTATCTTCTACAAGGATCCACTGTTACCGTTTCGTCTTGTGTCAG ATGGCCGGGTGCCTCCCTCATCATGATCAAAGGCTACAAACACCTCCAGGAGTGCGCGTACATTGGAGATGATTCTTCTGAGGAGCTTGACGAACTGATAGAAGCTCACAAGCTGGGTCTCCTCTCCAACACAACTCTTCTTGAGAAGCTGACACAACTGAACAAAGAAAATGGCAAAGCCAACCATCCGg GTACAATGAAACGTCACAAGGCTGGCGTTAGCTTCCACGACCCGAGCCAGTCAAACCAGACGACAAACGATGCATCATCAGAAAAAGTGCCCTCCCTTGACATCACGGACCATGACCCCAAG GAACTCCGAGCTATACTGGACTATCTTCACGATATACGAGAAGCAGCGAAGATAGAGAAGGCGAAGTACTACCAGCCTCCATCGCACCTGATGCCGCTACCGGGACTCCACAGGCATAGAGACACCAACGTTGATAGAGACGAGAGGAGATGGATCTCATTTAAAG ATATCGATGGAAATATCAGAGATAATGTGACATCTAGCAGAAATATTACATCAACTGAAACCACGCTCAACAAACCGTTACACCAAGCATATAACGAACACACGCACAAGGGCTCCAAGAATATAACAAGTGAGAACAGTATCAGAAGTGACGAGACTCTCGGAAACAAGAAGGTTTATTTATCAGACAGGAGAAATGACACTAAACAAGTG AAGGAGGATCAAAGCTCCAGAGAAgtgtttgaaaatgttttgaagCAGCTTCAAGACTTGGGCGACAGAGGAAAGAGAGTGCTGGTGAAGCTACGCCAAGCCATGGCAGGTAGTTTAAACGAATCG TCTTCAGACACGTTGACTGGCAGTGACGAGGAGTTAGATCACTTGAGACAAGTGTTGGTGGAAGCTATCGACGAGGAGAAGACCCGAGGAGAGAGACAAA aaaaaCGTCGAGAATCTTTTTCGGAGGCAAGAAACAAAAGAGAATTGATGCTGGGCAGCGCCGAGCTGAAGAGACAGCTGACAGAAGACGACGCAGCCAGAGACTACGCCGCTGAGGAG GGTCTGGAGCCGGATGGGTTCGCGGATCACCACGATCAAATCAACGAGACCACAGCCTTCGACATGTCCAACTCGGAGTTCTGGTCGTCTTTCTCCAGCAGCGAGGAGGCGTTGCTGGAGTGCGAGGGCCTCATACTGAACCTGCCCCTCACTCCGCACGCCTCCTGCACCCCGACCGCCTCGGACGAGGACGTTATGGCGGCGTCAGCGGCCAATGCACTCACCTACAG GGTGCCAGCTAACGGGTACTATTTCTTTGTATTCAATTCTGAGAACGAAGTTCAGGTCAACCACATACGGGCGAGGTTTGACCTCCAGAAGACACGATACGAAGTGACACGCGCCGCGCTACGAGCGTGCACCAACGCGACCAGCCGCTGTGACCTGCCTCTCGATATGTTTTCTACTCAGAAG GTTGTTTTAGAGCTTCCTCTGAGGAACAACGATTCTCTTTGGAACGAACAGTTCGTCATTGTATCTGAGTGTGAGCCGCGGACCTCCGTGTACTTGACTTGCGCCATCGCTGTACCTATACTCATATTAGCGTTTGCGTTTCAGTAA
- the LOC133320413 gene encoding serine protease inhibitor 77Ba-like yields MVAIRIFVVCTLIPTILSQCTVEKAEPLFRRSVYEFSVDLLSRIALEKDNHFVTSTFSIWVLLSCASLGASGGTLNELKQVLQLNENKCFNNKYMKLASTVTTNNDTGVILERSALIFVDKTISLSDFYKARLGMTSIADVETASFDNPDVVAYVINEYVRRATHDTIEDIITPADLENSLIVMLDAIFFKGIWKKQFSVEDTEVSAFYNDLGDSIGDVNLMFISSQFKVGIIKQIDAQILELPYGNSDRYSMILFLPLDGVPLYNVISNLKSINLASIKNFLKNDPITVQVQIPRFEISSDLNNLKELMIDMGLKAMFEDRADFSFMSDFPLHISNFIQKAHIEVTEEGTVSSASTLDDFSFRSMPYQFIANKPFLYMIVDKQVEVPLFMGAYSKPSLY; encoded by the coding sequence ATGGTCGCTATCAGAATATTTGTAGTGTGCACACTCATCCCCACGATACTATCACAATGTACTGTGGAAAAGGCTGAACCGCTGTTCAGGAGATCAGTCTACGAGTTCTCCGTCGATCTGTTGTCAAGAATCGCTTTAGAGAAGGATAATCACTTCGTGACATCAACGTTTTCTATATGGGTGCTGCTCTCCTGCGCCTCGCTAGGAGCTTCAGGCGGGACCTTGAATGAATTGAAACAAGTGTTACAGTTGAATGAAAACAAATGCTTCAACAACAAGTACATGAAACTAGCTAGCACAGTGACCACCAACAACGATACTGGTGTCATATTAGAACGCAGTGCCTTGATATTTGTagataaaacaatatcattaTCAGATTTCTACAAAGCCAGGCTAGGTATGACATCGATAGCTGACGTTGAAACGGCGTCCTTTGACAATCCGGATGTAGTTGCGTATGTCATAAACGAGTACGTGAGACGAGCTACTCATGACACTATAGAAGATATAATAACGCCAGCAGATCTGGAGAACTCTCTCATTGTGATGCTGGACGCCATTTTCTTCAAGGGTATCTGGAAGAAACAATTCTCTGTGGAAGACACTGAAGTCAGCGCGTTCTACAACGACCTGGGAGATTCCATCGGCGATGTCAACCTCATGTTCATTAGTTCACAGTTCAAAGTCGGCATAATCAAACAGATCGACGCCCAGATATTAGAACTACCCTACGGAAACAGCGACAGATATTCCATGATCCTCTTCCTTCCACTGGACGGCGTGCCCCTGTACAACGTCATCAGCAACCTCAAGTCTATCAATTTAGCTTCAATAAAGAACTTCTTAAAGAACGATCCTATAACAGTACAGGTTCAAATCCCGCGTTTCGAGATTTCCTCGGACCTGAATAACCTGAAGGAGCTTATGATCGATATGGGCTTGAAAGCCATGTTTGAAGACCGTGCAGACTTCTCATTTATGTCAGATTTCCCTCTACACATATCTAATTTTATACAGAAAGCTCACATAGAGGTTACCGAAGAAGGTACGGTGTCAAGTGCATCGACACTAGACGACTTCTCATTCAGGAGTATGCCTTACCAGTTCATAGCCAACAAACCATTCCTATACATGATCGTTGATAAACAGGTTGAAGTACCCCTCTTCATGGGCGCCTACTCGAAGCCTTCCttgtattaa
- the LOC116773437 gene encoding serine protease inhibitor 77Ba-like — protein sequence MFYVNSVCFMLIFSYALSQTTNCNDENALIAFKQPTYDFSVRILDKVATETGFHFVFSPFSTWWQLMTLAEGARGKTRSELWKVTRYHRVKCFRRKYKEIINAMDEELAYMTKRTNIVIMNKLLNVKKSYEDEARKSHANKILSLNFNNPVDSAIEANDFIETDVDGVITKTVTPEDFNMTVLMTTDLAYFKSDWLHAFNPVYTSVENFYKSSVPIGKVKLMTQMGYFNVTDVPIINARVVELPFNSNGRVSMLVFLPTKGYVEDLFYNLSYIRLTSIYNLFKAVGPKLLTVRIPRFKITTELQNIPELVYDMGVKRIFYPDLANFGGISDYKVHTSLMKQTTHIEVIEEGVNGEVEFLVRNDEQEIFSADRPFAYLIVDKKTDLILFAGMYTRPSVY from the coding sequence ATGTTCTATGTCAATagtgtttgttttatgttaatattttcgtacGCCCTAAGTCAAACAACGAATTGTAATGACGAGAACGCATTGATTGCGTTCAAACAGCCGACATATGATTTCTCGGTGAGAATTCTGGACAAAGTTGCTACTGAGACCGGCTTCCATTTCGTGTTCTCCCCGTTTTCGACCTGGTGGCAATTGATGACCCTGGCCGAGGGCGCCCGAGGGAAGACTCGCAGCGAGCTGTGGAAGGTTACGAGATACCACCGCGTGAAGTGTTTCAGACGCAAGTACAAAGAGATCATCAATGCTATGGACGAGGAGCTGGCTTACATGACGAAGAGAACCAACATAGTCATCATGAACAAACTCTTGAACGTTAAAAAGTCATACGAAGACGAAGCGAGGAAGTCGCATGCGAACAAGATTTTGTCTTTGAATTTCAACAATCCAGTGGATTCTGCAATAGAAGCTAATGATTTCATAGAAACTGATGTAGACGGAGTCATCACGAAAACTGTGACTCCCGAAGACTTCAACATGACCGTGCTCATGACAACAGACTTAGCGTATTTCAAGAGCGATTGGCTGCACGCTTTCAATCCTGTGTACACTTCCGTAGAGAACTTCTACAAATCCTCAGTTCCTATCGGAAAAGTGAAACTAATGACTCAAATGGGATACTTCAATGTGACTGACGTTCCGATAATCAACGCCCGGGTTGTGGAACTGCCTTTCAATTCAAACGGCCGGGTGTCCATGCTGGTGTTCCTACCGACAAAAGGCTATGTGGAAGATTTGTTTTACAATCTGAGTTACATCAGACTGACATcgatatacaatttatttaaagcggTTGGACCCAAATTGTTAACAGTCAGAATACcgcgctttaaaattaccACAGAGCTACAAAATATACCGGAGTTGGTCTACGATATGGGTGTGAAGAGGATTTTCTATCCCGATCTCGCTAACTTCGGTGGCATCAGTGATTATAAAGTGCACACGTCTCTCATGAAGCAGACAACTCACATAGAAGTGATAGAGGAAGGTGTGAACGGAGAAGTCGAGTTTCTGGTGAGAAATGATGAGCAGGAAATTTTCTCAGCGGATAGACCGTTCGCGTATCTCATAGTGGATAAGAAAACTGATCTCATACTGTTCGCTGGCATGTACACACGGCCGTCggtttactaa